The following proteins are co-located in the Sphingobacteriia bacterium genome:
- a CDS encoding deoxyribodipyrimidine photo-lyase, whose protein sequence is MNESLTICWLRRDLRLHDHKPLHYASQEGKSFLPIFIFDKEILSRFTNKNDRRLSFIANTIIDLNKELKSYNSEILVFYGRPIEIIPNLCKVLNANKVFAGKDFEPQTIERDSTVEHLLLKNNIELKLSVDHLLQNPKDILKKDGTPFKVFTPFSKAWRMSLIKEDYANYRPNLKRTLPVDSKLKNTIQNAGLNLVNTTSAEKMLKEVGYNFIEDKIWTTHDAKNKLAEWSFNIPKYKETRNYLYLDGTSRLSPYLRFGLISIRECFRYALEYPGAGSDMWINELIWREFYANVLYHFPYTQNLEFLKPLQGKINWQRNEEHFKLWCEGKTGFPVVDAAMRQLKVMGWVHNRARMITASFMCKNLLLDWRLGEEYFAQNLMDYDLASNVGGWQWSASTGTDAQPYFRVFNPILQGQKFDADGIYVKTYVQELKDYKGTNIHEPQKDGLFNKYYEPIVDLDITRKRAIETFKAIK, encoded by the coding sequence ATAAATGAAAGCTTAACGATTTGCTGGTTAAGAAGAGATCTGCGTTTGCATGACCATAAACCATTACATTATGCCTCGCAAGAAGGAAAAAGTTTTCTGCCAATTTTTATATTTGATAAAGAGATATTATCAAGATTTACCAATAAAAACGATCGTAGATTAAGCTTTATTGCAAATACTATAATAGATTTGAATAAAGAATTAAAATCATATAATTCAGAAATATTAGTGTTTTATGGTAGACCAATAGAAATCATTCCCAATTTATGTAAAGTTTTAAATGCAAATAAAGTTTTTGCTGGTAAAGATTTTGAGCCGCAAACTATAGAAAGAGATAGTACAGTTGAACATTTATTGCTAAAAAATAATATTGAACTGAAATTATCAGTAGATCATCTGCTTCAAAACCCAAAAGATATTTTAAAAAAAGACGGAACTCCTTTTAAGGTTTTTACACCCTTTAGTAAAGCTTGGAGGATGAGTTTAATTAAAGAGGATTATGCAAACTATAGGCCAAATTTAAAACGAACTTTACCAGTTGATTCAAAACTAAAAAATACAATTCAAAATGCAGGATTAAATTTAGTAAATACTACTTCAGCAGAAAAAATGCTAAAAGAAGTGGGGTATAATTTTATTGAAGACAAAATTTGGACAACTCATGATGCTAAAAACAAATTAGCAGAATGGTCCTTTAATATACCTAAATATAAAGAAACAAGGAATTATCTCTATTTAGATGGTACAAGTAGACTTTCTCCTTACTTAAGATTTGGGTTAATTTCCATTCGTGAGTGTTTTAGATATGCTTTGGAATATCCAGGTGCAGGCTCAGATATGTGGATAAATGAGCTTATTTGGAGAGAGTTTTACGCGAATGTTTTGTATCATTTTCCATATACCCAAAACTTAGAATTTTTAAAACCACTCCAAGGTAAAATTAATTGGCAAAGAAACGAAGAACATTTTAAATTATGGTGCGAAGGTAAAACTGGTTTCCCTGTAGTTGATGCCGCTATGCGTCAACTTAAAGTTATGGGTTGGGTGCATAATAGGGCTCGTATGATAACAGCATCTTTCATGTGTAAAAACTTACTTCTTGATTGGCGTTTAGGAGAAGAATATTTTGCGCAAAATTTAATGGATTATGATCTTGCATCAAATGTAGGCGGATGGCAATGGTCTGCTTCCACTGGCACTGATGCTCAGCCATACTTCAGAGTGTTTAACCCTATTTTACAAGGACAAAAATTTGATGCTGATGGAATTTATGTAAAAACTTACGTACAAGAATTAAAAGATTATAAAGGTACGAATATTCATGAACCTCAGAAAGATGGGTTGTTTAATAAATATTATGAGCCAATAGTTGATTTAGATATAACTCGAAAAAGAGCTATAGAAACATTTAAAGCAATTAAATAA
- a CDS encoding glycosyltransferase family 4 protein yields MRIVNCMFSKKLGGIEQVFLDYHYSLQKRGHEVLSICHTKSPLRKTNKDFLAINNFSKWDIFAKFKLLKIIRGFKPDLIITHGSRPTVLNKFVAKKLNIPLVAVAHNYWSKELISCNYLFTITHHLKDYYSNLGFQTNNIFVIHNMIEVLENLSIKKANSQFIVGAIGRFVPKKGFEVLIKAISLIKDKIPELKVVIGGEGELHANLIALAKNFKIEKIIEFPGWVKDKSEFYSNLDLFVLPSHHEPFGIVILEAMNYNIPVISTNDVGPIEIIKDKENGLLVPIEDEKSLAKAILDLYNNFELRQKLVNNAKINLKENFSYNIIAERIENSLKEILTRAKENDK; encoded by the coding sequence ATGCGAATAGTTAATTGTATGTTTAGTAAAAAGCTTGGCGGTATTGAACAAGTTTTTTTAGATTATCATTATTCCCTTCAAAAAAGAGGGCATGAAGTATTATCTATATGTCATACAAAATCTCCGCTACGTAAAACTAATAAAGATTTTCTAGCCATTAACAATTTTAGTAAATGGGATATTTTTGCAAAATTTAAGCTTTTAAAAATTATTAGAGGGTTTAAACCAGATCTTATTATTACTCATGGTAGTAGACCAACTGTATTAAATAAATTTGTAGCAAAAAAACTGAATATACCATTAGTTGCAGTAGCTCATAATTATTGGAGTAAGGAGCTTATTAGTTGTAATTATTTATTTACTATAACGCATCATTTAAAAGACTATTACTCAAATCTTGGATTTCAAACAAATAATATTTTTGTTATTCATAATATGATAGAAGTTCTAGAAAATTTATCTATTAAAAAAGCCAATTCACAATTTATTGTAGGAGCTATAGGAAGATTTGTACCTAAAAAGGGTTTTGAAGTATTAATTAAAGCAATTTCCTTGATTAAAGACAAAATTCCAGAGCTAAAAGTTGTGATAGGGGGTGAAGGGGAGTTACACGCTAATTTAATAGCTTTAGCTAAAAATTTTAAAATAGAAAAAATAATAGAATTTCCTGGTTGGGTTAAAGATAAATCAGAATTTTACTCTAATCTTGATTTGTTTGTTCTACCTTCTCACCATGAGCCTTTTGGAATAGTTATTTTAGAAGCCATGAATTATAATATTCCTGTTATTTCAACTAATGATGTGGGGCCAATTGAAATTATAAAAGATAAGGAAAATGGTTTGTTAGTTCCAATAGAGGATGAGAAAAGTTTAGCAAAGGCAATACTTGACCTTTATAATAATTTTGAATTACGACAAAAATTAGTAAACAACGCTAAGATTAATTTAAAGGAAAATTTTTCTTATAACATTATTGCAGAAAGAATAGAAAATTCTTTAAAAGAAATTTTAACTCGAGCAAAAGAAAATGATAAATGA
- the lpxK gene encoding tetraacyldisaccharide 4'-kinase: MFGKILKLKQPDLWNKINIKSISLLPFSFLYYLGFSLKRLFVSKTSFKKSFVVAIGNVTVGGGGKTPTALWFSEELNKELNRKYKICCVSKGYHGSLKGPLLVTKMHSEEEVGDEALLLNEKLPTIISKDKIEGIKFAEEQGFNIIIVDDAFQTLKLQADFNILVIDGEFLFGNGFLLPAGPLREPVSSALKKANMIINIGGKEKRFGKPQCNAYIQPKTFIYEKAIAFSGIARPKKFFNLLKRSSFRIIKEISFSDHHRYTIEEIENLILEAKRLNAKLITTKKDWVRLNNEFKQKIEYIDTELAITNGDSLISIIKQKIDEKGI, translated from the coding sequence ATGTTTGGCAAAATATTAAAACTAAAACAGCCGGATTTATGGAATAAAATTAACATAAAATCTATAAGCCTTTTACCTTTTTCTTTCCTTTATTATTTAGGGTTTTCTCTTAAGCGACTATTTGTTTCTAAAACTTCTTTTAAAAAAAGTTTCGTTGTAGCTATAGGGAACGTTACGGTTGGTGGTGGTGGCAAAACTCCAACAGCTTTATGGTTTTCTGAGGAATTAAATAAGGAATTGAATAGGAAATATAAAATTTGTTGTGTAAGTAAGGGGTATCATGGCTCTTTAAAAGGGCCTTTGCTTGTTACAAAAATGCATAGTGAAGAAGAGGTAGGGGATGAAGCTCTACTTTTAAATGAAAAGCTTCCAACAATTATTTCAAAAGATAAAATTGAAGGTATTAAATTTGCAGAGGAGCAAGGATTTAATATCATTATAGTTGATGATGCATTTCAAACCTTAAAACTCCAAGCCGATTTTAATATTCTTGTAATTGATGGAGAGTTTTTATTTGGTAATGGTTTTTTACTCCCTGCTGGTCCTCTTCGTGAACCTGTAAGTAGCGCATTAAAAAAAGCTAATATGATTATTAATATTGGAGGGAAAGAAAAAAGATTCGGTAAACCTCAGTGTAATGCATATATACAACCAAAAACTTTTATCTATGAAAAGGCAATAGCATTTTCAGGAATCGCTAGGCCAAAAAAGTTTTTTAATTTATTAAAAAGGTCAAGCTTTAGAATTATTAAAGAAATCTCTTTTAGTGATCATCATAGATATACAATAGAGGAAATAGAGAATTTAATCTTAGAAGCTAAGCGTCTGAATGCTAAATTAATTACCACTAAAAAAGATTGGGTAAGGCTAAATAATGAATTTAAGCAAAAAATTGAGTATATTGACACAGAGCTTGCAATTACTAATGGTGACAGTTTAATAAGCATTATAAAGCAAAAAATAGATGAAAAAGGAATTTAA
- a CDS encoding 3-deoxy-D-manno-octulosonic acid transferase — protein MKSNLVLEKAWMYLYYILGFIYLTILPFYIFLRIMKGKELGGRVFEKFGFYKIKRPEGKLLHIHAASVGESLSIVRLINIILKEGNYNVLVTSQTKTSAEILSKKLPKEVIHSFFPFDIYPFIKRFKKYWQPDLTLFVESELWPGFINLTESDKLFLIGARISDKSFKNWLILQPFARFIINKYKYIYTQSLLDYEKYKVFTNKVKFAGNLKFDNEKLSVNSELVNTLYKSINDKTVICAASTHEGDEAILIKVFKRVKEKNKKLILILAPRHPNRTSKVESLLQKEALNYAIHSKVRGNFKNIDVYLIDTLGELGNFFNLAEITFIGGSFIDIGGHNPIEPSHFNTLIITGPKFHNFINIYNEFIQKQASLIAHDEEELYNIWEDYLNHPAKYDLYKANASNLIKQYNQITENVWQNIKTKTAGFME, from the coding sequence TTGAAAAGTAATTTAGTTTTAGAAAAAGCTTGGATGTACCTATATTATATTTTAGGTTTTATCTACCTAACCATTTTACCATTTTATATTTTTTTAAGAATAATGAAAGGCAAAGAATTAGGTGGTAGAGTTTTTGAAAAATTTGGCTTTTATAAAATTAAACGGCCTGAAGGTAAACTTCTTCATATACATGCGGCTAGTGTAGGTGAATCATTATCGATTGTAAGATTGATAAATATAATTTTAAAAGAGGGAAATTATAATGTTCTTGTAACTTCTCAAACTAAAACTTCAGCAGAAATTTTAAGTAAAAAATTGCCTAAAGAGGTGATTCATAGTTTTTTTCCATTTGATATTTACCCTTTTATTAAAAGATTTAAAAAATATTGGCAGCCAGATTTAACTTTATTTGTAGAATCAGAACTTTGGCCAGGATTTATAAATTTAACTGAGAGTGATAAATTATTTTTAATTGGTGCTCGTATTTCCGATAAATCTTTTAAGAATTGGCTCATTCTTCAACCTTTTGCCCGCTTTATTATTAATAAATATAAATACATTTATACTCAAAGCCTTTTAGATTATGAGAAATATAAAGTTTTTACAAATAAGGTAAAATTTGCTGGTAATTTAAAATTTGATAATGAAAAATTGTCTGTAAATTCAGAGCTAGTAAATACGTTATATAAATCTATTAATGATAAAACGGTTATATGTGCAGCTTCAACCCATGAAGGAGACGAAGCAATTCTCATCAAAGTATTTAAAAGAGTAAAAGAGAAAAATAAAAAACTTATTTTAATTCTTGCGCCAAGGCATCCTAATAGAACGAGCAAAGTTGAATCTTTATTACAAAAAGAGGCTCTAAACTATGCTATTCACTCTAAAGTTAGAGGTAACTTTAAAAATATTGATGTTTATTTGATTGATACATTAGGTGAGTTAGGAAATTTCTTTAATTTAGCTGAGATAACTTTTATAGGTGGGTCTTTTATTGATATAGGTGGTCATAATCCTATTGAGCCCTCTCATTTTAATACACTTATAATTACCGGTCCAAAGTTTCATAATTTCATAAATATTTATAATGAATTTATTCAAAAACAAGCAAGTTTGATTGCACATGACGAAGAAGAATTATATAATATATGGGAAGATTATCTTAATCACCCTGCAAAGTATGATCTTTATAAGGCAAATGCTAGCAATTTAATAAAACAATATAATCAAATAACAGAAAATGTTTGGCAAAATATTAAAACTAAAACAGCCGGATTTATGGAATAA
- a CDS encoding lysophospholipid acyltransferase family protein, whose amino-acid sequence MKRILKRILKSHAFIKILALLISIYLKFLHLTIRWQGESKDALKNYKKENVILVFWHGRMLMMPFLWPKPRKMNVLISHHSDGEIIAKTIEFLGYKLIRGSSSKGGTQALRSILTTLKNNSVAMTPDGPRGPRMKISGALTTIAKISGKPIILVTYSTEKAKVLKTWDKMILPKFFSKGYALASQPIYVNKRISEEETKKLELEIEEKINNMTFEVDKIAGINIEK is encoded by the coding sequence ATGAAAAGAATATTGAAAAGAATATTAAAAAGTCATGCGTTCATTAAAATTCTTGCTCTTTTAATTTCTATTTATTTGAAATTTTTACATTTAACTATTAGATGGCAAGGTGAATCTAAAGATGCTCTTAAAAATTATAAGAAAGAAAATGTAATTTTAGTGTTTTGGCATGGAAGGATGTTAATGATGCCATTCTTATGGCCAAAACCGAGAAAAATGAATGTTTTAATTTCTCATCATTCTGATGGTGAAATTATAGCTAAAACTATAGAGTTTTTGGGATATAAACTTATAAGAGGTTCATCTTCAAAAGGAGGAACTCAAGCTTTAAGATCTATTCTTACAACTCTAAAAAATAATAGTGTAGCCATGACGCCTGATGGTCCTAGAGGTCCTAGAATGAAAATTTCAGGAGCCTTAACTACAATAGCCAAAATAAGTGGGAAACCTATTATACTTGTTACTTATTCAACTGAAAAAGCTAAGGTATTAAAAACATGGGATAAAATGATATTACCAAAGTTTTTTAGCAAGGGATATGCATTAGCAAGTCAACCGATTTATGTAAATAAAAGGATTTCTGAAGAAGAAACTAAAAAATTAGAGTTGGAAATTGAAGAAAAGATTAATAATATGACTTTCGAAGTTGATAAAATTGCAGGAATAAACATTGAAAAGTAA
- the phaZ gene encoding polyhydroxyalkanoate depolymerase has protein sequence MYPLFENSLLYTYIEFARKNIVPLRNGVNLCQSYLASPFNLIKNTDTDRALKATLEMYDRMFKVYKKPEFGIQKVKVDGKDIKIQQETLLYKSFCNLIHFKKLDNKIDLPKMLIVAPLSGHHATLLRGTVEDTLPFFDVYITDWKDASQIPVAEGKFDLEDYTKYVIEFIKFLGPNLSVMAVCQPTVPVVAAISLLEEEKYTGVDNMVLIGGPVDARESSTEVNQFAENRPMNWFETQVITRVPFNYPGFLRPVYPGFIQLFGFMAMNMQRHIGEHMKLYQHLIIGDGESAEKQKDFYDEYLAVLDMPAEFYLQTIKSVFKDFALPRGKMKVDGKLVKPELIYHSAILAIEGELDDISGIGQTKAALKICKNVPKEKTHYHFQEGVGHYGVFNGRKFREKIVPVIKDFCYKHTGYKKTI, from the coding sequence ATGTACCCACTTTTTGAAAATAGTTTACTTTATACGTATATTGAATTTGCAAGAAAAAATATTGTTCCATTAAGAAACGGTGTTAATCTTTGTCAATCATATCTAGCCAGTCCTTTTAATTTAATTAAAAATACTGACACTGACCGTGCTTTAAAAGCTACGCTTGAAATGTATGATCGTATGTTTAAAGTATATAAAAAACCTGAATTTGGTATTCAAAAAGTTAAAGTTGATGGAAAAGATATAAAAATTCAACAGGAAACATTGCTTTATAAAAGCTTTTGTAATCTTATACATTTTAAAAAATTAGATAATAAAATTGATTTGCCTAAAATGTTAATTGTTGCCCCTCTGTCTGGGCATCATGCGACTTTACTTCGAGGCACTGTCGAAGATACTTTACCATTTTTTGATGTTTACATTACTGATTGGAAAGATGCTTCTCAAATTCCTGTGGCAGAAGGTAAATTCGATTTGGAAGATTATACTAAATATGTGATAGAATTTATAAAATTTTTAGGTCCAAATTTAAGTGTAATGGCCGTTTGTCAGCCTACTGTTCCAGTAGTAGCAGCTATTTCTCTTCTTGAAGAAGAAAAATATACGGGTGTAGACAATATGGTTTTAATAGGTGGCCCAGTTGATGCTAGAGAATCAAGCACAGAAGTTAATCAATTTGCTGAAAATCGTCCTATGAACTGGTTTGAAACGCAAGTTATTACTAGGGTTCCTTTTAATTATCCAGGTTTTTTAAGGCCAGTATATCCTGGATTTATTCAATTATTTGGATTTATGGCAATGAATATGCAACGCCACATTGGTGAACATATGAAGCTTTATCAACATCTTATAATTGGTGATGGTGAAAGTGCAGAAAAACAAAAAGATTTCTATGATGAATATTTAGCAGTATTAGATATGCCCGCTGAGTTCTATTTGCAAACTATAAAATCTGTTTTTAAAGATTTTGCCTTACCACGTGGTAAAATGAAAGTAGATGGTAAACTTGTTAAACCTGAATTAATTTATCATTCAGCAATACTTGCTATTGAAGGCGAACTTGATGATATATCAGGCATAGGACAAACTAAAGCCGCTTTAAAAATTTGTAAAAATGTCCCTAAAGAAAAAACACATTATCATTTTCAAGAAGGTGTAGGGCATTATGGGGTATTTAATGGGCGCAAGTTTAGAGAAAAAATTGTTCCAGTAATTAAAGATTTTTGTTATAAACACACAGGCTATAAAAAAACTATTTAA
- a CDS encoding copper chaperone PCu(A)C — protein sequence MKKSLLPILLYSAIANASVPSQAPAPIEKPKLCTVQVTDQYVKATLEGSKSTAAYMKILNPCENDISINLITSDIPAVIEIHDMKHENNIMKMFKIRSLNIPSKGTVELKPGGKHIMFLDLKKSLIAGESHMLTLVQNDNQGLNIKIPVK from the coding sequence ATGAAGAAATCCTTATTACCTATTTTATTATATTCTGCAATTGCAAATGCAAGCGTACCTTCACAAGCTCCAGCTCCTATAGAAAAACCAAAATTATGTACTGTTCAAGTTACTGATCAATATGTAAAAGCAACCTTAGAAGGGTCTAAGTCAACAGCAGCTTACATGAAAATTCTTAACCCTTGTGAAAATGATATCTCAATTAACTTAATTACTTCAGATATTCCTGCTGTCATAGAAATACACGATATGAAGCATGAAAATAACATTATGAAAATGTTCAAAATAAGAAGCCTTAATATTCCTTCTAAAGGGACAGTAGAATTAAAGCCAGGTGGTAAGCATATAATGTTTTTAGATTTAAAAAAATCATTAATAGCAGGTGAAAGCCACATGTTAACTTTAGTTCAAAACGATAATCAGGGATTAAATATAAAAATTCCTGTTAAATAG